In one window of Gorilla gorilla gorilla isolate KB3781 chromosome 2, NHGRI_mGorGor1-v2.1_pri, whole genome shotgun sequence DNA:
- the IL17RC gene encoding interleukin-17 receptor C isoform X23, producing MPVPWFLLSLALGRSPVVLSLERLVGPQDATHCSPGLSCHLWDSDILCLPGDIVPAPGPVLAPTHLQTELVLRCQKETDCDLCLRVAVHLAVHGHWEEPEDEKKFGGAADSGVEEPRNASLQAQVVLSFQAYPTARCVLLEVQVPAALVQFGQSVGSVVYDCFEAALGSEVRIWSYTQPRYEKELNHTQQLPDCRGLEVRNSIPSCWALPWLNVSADGDNVHLVLNVSEEQHFGLSLYWNQVQGPPKPRWHKNLTGPQIITLNHTDLVPCLCIQVWPLEPDSVRTNICPFREDPRAHRNLWQAARLRLLTLQSWLLDAPCSLPAEAALCWRALGGDPCQPLVPPLSWENVTVDKVLEFPLLKGHPNLCVQVNSSEKLQLQECLWADSLGPLKDDVLLLETRGPQDNRSLCALEPSGCTSLPSRASTRAARLGEYLLQDLQSGQCLQLWDDDLGALWACPMDKYIHKRWALVWLACLLFAAALSLILLLKKDHAKGWLRLLKQDVRSGAAARGRAALLLYSADDSGFERLVGALASALCQLPLRVAVDLWSRRELSAQGPVAWFHAQRRQTLQEGGVVVLLFSPGAVALCSEWLQDGVSGPGAHGPHDAFRASLSCVLPDFLQGRAPGSYVGACFDRLLHPDAVPALFRTVPVFTLPSQLPDFLGALQQPRAPRSGRLQERAEQVSRALQPALDCYFHPPGTPAPGRGVGPGAGDGT from the exons ATGCCTGTGCCCTGGTTCTTGCTGTCCTTGGCACTGGGCCGAAGCCCAGTGGTCCTTTCTCTGGAGAGGCTTGTGGGGCCTCAGGACGCTACCCACTGCTCTCCG ggCCTCTCCTGCCACCTCTGGG ACAGTGACATACTCTGCCTGCCTGGGGACATCGTGCCTGCTCCGGGCCCCGTGCTGGCGCCTACGCACCTGCAGACAGAGCTGGTGCTGAGGTGCCAAAAGGAGACCGACTGTGACCTCTGTCTGCGTGTGGCTGTCCACTTGGCCGTGCATG GGCACTGGGAAGAGCCTGAAGATGAGAAAAAGTTTGGAGGAGCAGCTGACTCAGGGGTGGAGGAGCCTAGGAATG CCTCTCTCCAGGCCCAAGTCGTGCTCTCCTTCCAGGCCTACCCTACTGCCCGCTGCGTCCTGCTGGAGGTGCAAGTGCCTGCTGCCCTTGTGCAGTTTGGTCAGTCTGTG GGCTCTGTGGTATATGACTGCTTCGAGGCTGCCCTAGGGAGTGAGGTACGAATCTGGTCCTATACTCAGCCCAGGTACGAGAAGGAACTCAACCACACACAGCAGCTGCCTG ACTGCAGGGGGCTCGAAGTCCGGAACAGCATCCCGAGCTGCTGGG ccctgccctggcTCAACGTGTCAGCAGATGGTGACAACGTGCATCTGGTTCTGAATGTCTCTGAGGAGCAGCACTTCGGCCTCTCCCTGTACTGGAATCAGGTCCAGGGCCCCCCAAAACCCCGGTGGCACAAAAACCTG ACTGGACCGCAGATCATTACCTTGAACCACACAGACCTGGTTCCCTGCCTCTGTATTCAG GTGTGGCCTCTGGAACCTGACTCCGTTAGGACGAACATCTGCCCCTTCAGGGAGG ACCCCCGCGCACACCGAAACCTCTGGCAAGCCGCCCGACTGCGACTGCTGACCCTGCAGAGCTGGCTGCTGGACGCACCGTGCTCGCTGCCCGCAGAAGCAGCACTGTGCTGGCGGGCTCTGGGTGGGGACCCCTGCCAGCCACTGGTCCCACCGCTTTCCTGGGAGAATGTCACTGTGGAC AAGGTTCTCGAGTTCCCATTGCTGAAAGGCCACCCTAACCTCTGTGTTCAG GTGAACAGCTCGGAGAAGCTGCAGCTGCAGGAGTGCTTGTGGGCTG ACTCCCTGGGGCCTCTCAAAGACGATGTGCTACTGTTGGAGACACGAGGCCCCCAGGACAACAGATCCCTCTGTGCCTTGGAACCCAGTGGCTGTACTTCACTACCCAGCAGAGCCTCCACG AGGGCAGCTCGCCTTGGAGAGTACTTACTACAAGACCTGCAGTCAGGCCAGTGTCTGCAG CTATGGGATGATGACTTGGGAGCGCTATGGGCCTGCCCCATGGACAAAT ACATCCACAAGCGCTGGGCCCTCGTGTGGCTGGCCTGCCTACTCTTTGCCGCTGCGCTTTCCCTCATCCTCCTTCTCAAAAAGGATCACGCGAAAG GGTGGCTGAGGCTCTTGAAACAGGACGTCCGCTCGGGGG CGGCCGCCAGGGGCCGCGCGGCTCTGCTCCTCTACTCAGCCGATGACTCGGGCTTCGAGCGCCTGGTGGGCGCCCTGGCGTCGGCCCTGTGCCAGCTGCCGCTGCGCGTGGCCGTAGACCTGTGGAGCCGTCGTGAACTGAGCGCGCAGGGGCCCGTGGCTTGGTTTCACGCGCAGCGGCGCCAGACCCTGCAGGAGGGCGGCGTGGTGGTCTTGCTCTTCTCGCCCGGTGCGGTGGCGCTGTGCAGCGAGTGGCTACAGGACGGGGTGTCCGGGCCCGGGGCGCACGGCCCGCACGACGCCTTCCGCGCCTCGCTCAGCTGCGTGCTGCCCGACTTCTTGCAGGGCCGGGCGCCCGGCAGCTACGTGGGGGCCTGCTTCGACAGGCTGCTCCACCCGGACGCCGTACCCGCCCTTTTCCGCACCGTGCCCGTCTTCACACTGCCCTCCCAACTGCCAGACTTCCTGGGGGCCCTGCAGCAGCCTCGCGCCCCGCGTTCCGGGCGGCTCCAAGAGAGAGCGGAGCAAGTGTCCCGGGCCCTTCAGCCAGCCCTGGATTGCTACTTCCATCCCCCGGGGACTCCCGCGCCGGGACGCGGGGTGGGACCTGGGGCGGGGGACGGGACTTAA
- the IL17RC gene encoding interleukin-17 receptor C isoform X30: protein MPVPWFLLSLALGRSPVVLSLERLVGPQDATHCSPGLSCHLWDSDILCLPGDIVPAPGPVLAPTHLQTELVLRCQKETDCDLCLRVAVHLAVHGHWEEPEDEKKFGGAADSGVEEPRNASLQAQVVLSFQAYPTARCVLLEVQVPAALVQFGQSVGSVVYDCFEAALGSEVRIWSYTQPRYEKELNHTQQLPDCRGLEVRNSIPSCWALPWLNVSADGDNVHLVLNVSEEQHFGLSLYWNQVQGPPKPRWHKNLTGPQIITLNHTDLVPCLCIQVWPLEPDSVRTNICPFREDPRAHRNLWQAARLRLLTLQSWLLDAPCSLPAEAALCWRALGGDPCQPLVPPLSWENVTVDKVLEFPLLKGHPNLCVQVNSSEKLQLQECLWADSLGPLKDDVLLLETRGPQDNRSLCALEPSGCTSLPSRASTLWDDDLGALWACPMDKYIHKRWALVWLACLLFAAALSLILLLKKDHAKGWLRLLKQDVRSGAAARGRAALLLYSADDSGFERLVGALASALCQLPLRVAVDLWSRRELSAQGPVAWFHAQRRQTLQEGGVVVLLFSPGAVALCSEWLQDGVSGPGAHGPHDAFRASLSCVLPDFLQGRAPGSYVGACFDRLLHPDAVPALFRTVPVFTLPSQLPDFLGALQQPRAPRSGRLQERAEQVSRALQPALDCYFHPPGTPAPGRGVGPGAGDGT from the exons ATGCCTGTGCCCTGGTTCTTGCTGTCCTTGGCACTGGGCCGAAGCCCAGTGGTCCTTTCTCTGGAGAGGCTTGTGGGGCCTCAGGACGCTACCCACTGCTCTCCG ggCCTCTCCTGCCACCTCTGGG ACAGTGACATACTCTGCCTGCCTGGGGACATCGTGCCTGCTCCGGGCCCCGTGCTGGCGCCTACGCACCTGCAGACAGAGCTGGTGCTGAGGTGCCAAAAGGAGACCGACTGTGACCTCTGTCTGCGTGTGGCTGTCCACTTGGCCGTGCATG GGCACTGGGAAGAGCCTGAAGATGAGAAAAAGTTTGGAGGAGCAGCTGACTCAGGGGTGGAGGAGCCTAGGAATG CCTCTCTCCAGGCCCAAGTCGTGCTCTCCTTCCAGGCCTACCCTACTGCCCGCTGCGTCCTGCTGGAGGTGCAAGTGCCTGCTGCCCTTGTGCAGTTTGGTCAGTCTGTG GGCTCTGTGGTATATGACTGCTTCGAGGCTGCCCTAGGGAGTGAGGTACGAATCTGGTCCTATACTCAGCCCAGGTACGAGAAGGAACTCAACCACACACAGCAGCTGCCTG ACTGCAGGGGGCTCGAAGTCCGGAACAGCATCCCGAGCTGCTGGG ccctgccctggcTCAACGTGTCAGCAGATGGTGACAACGTGCATCTGGTTCTGAATGTCTCTGAGGAGCAGCACTTCGGCCTCTCCCTGTACTGGAATCAGGTCCAGGGCCCCCCAAAACCCCGGTGGCACAAAAACCTG ACTGGACCGCAGATCATTACCTTGAACCACACAGACCTGGTTCCCTGCCTCTGTATTCAG GTGTGGCCTCTGGAACCTGACTCCGTTAGGACGAACATCTGCCCCTTCAGGGAGG ACCCCCGCGCACACCGAAACCTCTGGCAAGCCGCCCGACTGCGACTGCTGACCCTGCAGAGCTGGCTGCTGGACGCACCGTGCTCGCTGCCCGCAGAAGCAGCACTGTGCTGGCGGGCTCTGGGTGGGGACCCCTGCCAGCCACTGGTCCCACCGCTTTCCTGGGAGAATGTCACTGTGGAC AAGGTTCTCGAGTTCCCATTGCTGAAAGGCCACCCTAACCTCTGTGTTCAG GTGAACAGCTCGGAGAAGCTGCAGCTGCAGGAGTGCTTGTGGGCTG ACTCCCTGGGGCCTCTCAAAGACGATGTGCTACTGTTGGAGACACGAGGCCCCCAGGACAACAGATCCCTCTGTGCCTTGGAACCCAGTGGCTGTACTTCACTACCCAGCAGAGCCTCCACG CTATGGGATGATGACTTGGGAGCGCTATGGGCCTGCCCCATGGACAAAT ACATCCACAAGCGCTGGGCCCTCGTGTGGCTGGCCTGCCTACTCTTTGCCGCTGCGCTTTCCCTCATCCTCCTTCTCAAAAAGGATCACGCGAAAG GGTGGCTGAGGCTCTTGAAACAGGACGTCCGCTCGGGGG CGGCCGCCAGGGGCCGCGCGGCTCTGCTCCTCTACTCAGCCGATGACTCGGGCTTCGAGCGCCTGGTGGGCGCCCTGGCGTCGGCCCTGTGCCAGCTGCCGCTGCGCGTGGCCGTAGACCTGTGGAGCCGTCGTGAACTGAGCGCGCAGGGGCCCGTGGCTTGGTTTCACGCGCAGCGGCGCCAGACCCTGCAGGAGGGCGGCGTGGTGGTCTTGCTCTTCTCGCCCGGTGCGGTGGCGCTGTGCAGCGAGTGGCTACAGGACGGGGTGTCCGGGCCCGGGGCGCACGGCCCGCACGACGCCTTCCGCGCCTCGCTCAGCTGCGTGCTGCCCGACTTCTTGCAGGGCCGGGCGCCCGGCAGCTACGTGGGGGCCTGCTTCGACAGGCTGCTCCACCCGGACGCCGTACCCGCCCTTTTCCGCACCGTGCCCGTCTTCACACTGCCCTCCCAACTGCCAGACTTCCTGGGGGCCCTGCAGCAGCCTCGCGCCCCGCGTTCCGGGCGGCTCCAAGAGAGAGCGGAGCAAGTGTCCCGGGCCCTTCAGCCAGCCCTGGATTGCTACTTCCATCCCCCGGGGACTCCCGCGCCGGGACGCGGGGTGGGACCTGGGGCGGGGGACGGGACTTAA
- the IL17RC gene encoding interleukin-17 receptor C isoform X18, translated as MPVPWFLLSLALGRSPVVLSLERLVGPQDATHCSPVSLEPWGDEERLRVQFLAQQSLSLAPVTAATARTALSGLSGADGRREEWGRGKSWVCLPLGGSGNTEPQKKGLSCHLWDSDILCLPGDIVPAPGPVLAPTHLQTELVLRCQKETDCDLCLRVAVHLAVHGHWEEPEDEKKFGGAADSGVEEPRNASLQAQVVLSFQAYPTARCVLLEVQVPAALVQFGQSVGSVVYDCFEAALGSEVRIWSYTQPRYEKELNHTQQLPDCRGLEVRNSIPSCWALPWLNVSADGDNVHLVLNVSEEQHFGLSLYWNQVQGPPKPRWHKNLTGPQIITLNHTDLVPCLCIQVWPLEPDSVRTNICPFREDPRAHRNLWQAARLRLLTLQSWLLDAPCSLPAEAALCWRALGGDPCQPLVPPLSWENVTVDQVNSSEKLQLQECLWADSLGPLKDDVLLLETRGPQDNRSLCALEPSGCTSLPSRASTLWDDDLGALWACPMDKYIHKRWALVWLACLLFAAALSLILLLKKDHAKAAARGRAALLLYSADDSGFERLVGALASALCQLPLRVAVDLWSRRELSAQGPVAWFHAQRRQTLQEGGVVVLLFSPGAVALCSEWLQDGVSGPGAHGPHDAFRASLSCVLPDFLQGRAPGSYVGACFDRLLHPDAVPALFRTVPVFTLPSQLPDFLGALQQPRAPRSGRLQERAEQVSRALQPALDCYFHPPGTPAPGRGVGPGAGDGT; from the exons ATGCCTGTGCCCTGGTTCTTGCTGTCCTTGGCACTGGGCCGAAGCCCAGTGGTCCTTTCTCTGGAGAGGCTTGTGGGGCCTCAGGACGCTACCCACTGCTCTCCGGTGAGTCTGGAACCCTGGGGAGACGAGGAAAGGCTCAGAGTTCAGTTTTTGGCTCAGCAAAGCCTTAGCCTGGCTCCTGTCACTGCTGCCACCGCCAGAACTGCCCTGTCTGGTCTGTCTGGTGCTGATGGTAGAAGAGAAGAATGGGGAAGGGGCAAGAGCTGGGTCTGTCTTCCTCTGGGAGGGTCTGGGAATACGGAGCCCCAGAAAAAG ggCCTCTCCTGCCACCTCTGGG ACAGTGACATACTCTGCCTGCCTGGGGACATCGTGCCTGCTCCGGGCCCCGTGCTGGCGCCTACGCACCTGCAGACAGAGCTGGTGCTGAGGTGCCAAAAGGAGACCGACTGTGACCTCTGTCTGCGTGTGGCTGTCCACTTGGCCGTGCATG GGCACTGGGAAGAGCCTGAAGATGAGAAAAAGTTTGGAGGAGCAGCTGACTCAGGGGTGGAGGAGCCTAGGAATG CCTCTCTCCAGGCCCAAGTCGTGCTCTCCTTCCAGGCCTACCCTACTGCCCGCTGCGTCCTGCTGGAGGTGCAAGTGCCTGCTGCCCTTGTGCAGTTTGGTCAGTCTGTG GGCTCTGTGGTATATGACTGCTTCGAGGCTGCCCTAGGGAGTGAGGTACGAATCTGGTCCTATACTCAGCCCAGGTACGAGAAGGAACTCAACCACACACAGCAGCTGCCTG ACTGCAGGGGGCTCGAAGTCCGGAACAGCATCCCGAGCTGCTGGG ccctgccctggcTCAACGTGTCAGCAGATGGTGACAACGTGCATCTGGTTCTGAATGTCTCTGAGGAGCAGCACTTCGGCCTCTCCCTGTACTGGAATCAGGTCCAGGGCCCCCCAAAACCCCGGTGGCACAAAAACCTG ACTGGACCGCAGATCATTACCTTGAACCACACAGACCTGGTTCCCTGCCTCTGTATTCAG GTGTGGCCTCTGGAACCTGACTCCGTTAGGACGAACATCTGCCCCTTCAGGGAGG ACCCCCGCGCACACCGAAACCTCTGGCAAGCCGCCCGACTGCGACTGCTGACCCTGCAGAGCTGGCTGCTGGACGCACCGTGCTCGCTGCCCGCAGAAGCAGCACTGTGCTGGCGGGCTCTGGGTGGGGACCCCTGCCAGCCACTGGTCCCACCGCTTTCCTGGGAGAATGTCACTGTGGAC CAGGTGAACAGCTCGGAGAAGCTGCAGCTGCAGGAGTGCTTGTGGGCTG ACTCCCTGGGGCCTCTCAAAGACGATGTGCTACTGTTGGAGACACGAGGCCCCCAGGACAACAGATCCCTCTGTGCCTTGGAACCCAGTGGCTGTACTTCACTACCCAGCAGAGCCTCCACG CTATGGGATGATGACTTGGGAGCGCTATGGGCCTGCCCCATGGACAAAT ACATCCACAAGCGCTGGGCCCTCGTGTGGCTGGCCTGCCTACTCTTTGCCGCTGCGCTTTCCCTCATCCTCCTTCTCAAAAAGGATCACGCGAAAG CGGCCGCCAGGGGCCGCGCGGCTCTGCTCCTCTACTCAGCCGATGACTCGGGCTTCGAGCGCCTGGTGGGCGCCCTGGCGTCGGCCCTGTGCCAGCTGCCGCTGCGCGTGGCCGTAGACCTGTGGAGCCGTCGTGAACTGAGCGCGCAGGGGCCCGTGGCTTGGTTTCACGCGCAGCGGCGCCAGACCCTGCAGGAGGGCGGCGTGGTGGTCTTGCTCTTCTCGCCCGGTGCGGTGGCGCTGTGCAGCGAGTGGCTACAGGACGGGGTGTCCGGGCCCGGGGCGCACGGCCCGCACGACGCCTTCCGCGCCTCGCTCAGCTGCGTGCTGCCCGACTTCTTGCAGGGCCGGGCGCCCGGCAGCTACGTGGGGGCCTGCTTCGACAGGCTGCTCCACCCGGACGCCGTACCCGCCCTTTTCCGCACCGTGCCCGTCTTCACACTGCCCTCCCAACTGCCAGACTTCCTGGGGGCCCTGCAGCAGCCTCGCGCCCCGCGTTCCGGGCGGCTCCAAGAGAGAGCGGAGCAAGTGTCCCGGGCCCTTCAGCCAGCCCTGGATTGCTACTTCCATCCCCCGGGGACTCCCGCGCCGGGACGCGGGGTGGGACCTGGGGCGGGGGACGGGACTTAA
- the IL17RC gene encoding interleukin-17 receptor C isoform X40: MPVPWFLLSLALGRSPVVLSLERLVGPQDATHCSPGLSCHLWDSDILCLPGDIVPAPGPVLAPTHLQTELVLRCQKETDCDLCLRVAVHLAVHGHWEEPEDEKKFGGAADSGVEEPRNASLQAQVVLSFQAYPTARCVLLEVQVPAALVQFGQSVGSVVYDCFEAALGSEVRIWSYTQPRYEKELNHTQQLPALPWLNVSADGDNVHLVLNVSEEQHFGLSLYWNQVQGPPKPRWHKNLTGPQIITLNHTDLVPCLCIQVWPLEPDSVRTNICPFREDPRAHRNLWQAARLRLLTLQSWLLDAPCSLPAEAALCWRALGGDPCQPLVPPLSWENVTVDVNSSEKLQLQECLWADSLGPLKDDVLLLETRGPQDNRSLCALEPSGCTSLPSRASTRAARLGEYLLQDLQSGQCLQLWDDDLGALWACPMDKYIHKRWALVWLACLLFAAALSLILLLKKDHAKAAARGRAALLLYSADDSGFERLVGALASALCQLPLRVAVDLWSRRELSAQGPVAWFHAQRRQTLQEGGVVVLLFSPGAVALCSEWLQDGVSGPGAHGPHDAFRASLSCVLPDFLQGRAPGSYVGACFDRLLHPDAVPALFRTVPVFTLPSQLPDFLGALQQPRAPRSGRLQERAEQVSRALQPALDCYFHPPGTPAPGRGVGPGAGDGT; this comes from the exons ATGCCTGTGCCCTGGTTCTTGCTGTCCTTGGCACTGGGCCGAAGCCCAGTGGTCCTTTCTCTGGAGAGGCTTGTGGGGCCTCAGGACGCTACCCACTGCTCTCCG ggCCTCTCCTGCCACCTCTGGG ACAGTGACATACTCTGCCTGCCTGGGGACATCGTGCCTGCTCCGGGCCCCGTGCTGGCGCCTACGCACCTGCAGACAGAGCTGGTGCTGAGGTGCCAAAAGGAGACCGACTGTGACCTCTGTCTGCGTGTGGCTGTCCACTTGGCCGTGCATG GGCACTGGGAAGAGCCTGAAGATGAGAAAAAGTTTGGAGGAGCAGCTGACTCAGGGGTGGAGGAGCCTAGGAATG CCTCTCTCCAGGCCCAAGTCGTGCTCTCCTTCCAGGCCTACCCTACTGCCCGCTGCGTCCTGCTGGAGGTGCAAGTGCCTGCTGCCCTTGTGCAGTTTGGTCAGTCTGTG GGCTCTGTGGTATATGACTGCTTCGAGGCTGCCCTAGGGAGTGAGGTACGAATCTGGTCCTATACTCAGCCCAGGTACGAGAAGGAACTCAACCACACACAGCAGCTGCCTG ccctgccctggcTCAACGTGTCAGCAGATGGTGACAACGTGCATCTGGTTCTGAATGTCTCTGAGGAGCAGCACTTCGGCCTCTCCCTGTACTGGAATCAGGTCCAGGGCCCCCCAAAACCCCGGTGGCACAAAAACCTG ACTGGACCGCAGATCATTACCTTGAACCACACAGACCTGGTTCCCTGCCTCTGTATTCAG GTGTGGCCTCTGGAACCTGACTCCGTTAGGACGAACATCTGCCCCTTCAGGGAGG ACCCCCGCGCACACCGAAACCTCTGGCAAGCCGCCCGACTGCGACTGCTGACCCTGCAGAGCTGGCTGCTGGACGCACCGTGCTCGCTGCCCGCAGAAGCAGCACTGTGCTGGCGGGCTCTGGGTGGGGACCCCTGCCAGCCACTGGTCCCACCGCTTTCCTGGGAGAATGTCACTGTGGAC GTGAACAGCTCGGAGAAGCTGCAGCTGCAGGAGTGCTTGTGGGCTG ACTCCCTGGGGCCTCTCAAAGACGATGTGCTACTGTTGGAGACACGAGGCCCCCAGGACAACAGATCCCTCTGTGCCTTGGAACCCAGTGGCTGTACTTCACTACCCAGCAGAGCCTCCACG AGGGCAGCTCGCCTTGGAGAGTACTTACTACAAGACCTGCAGTCAGGCCAGTGTCTGCAG CTATGGGATGATGACTTGGGAGCGCTATGGGCCTGCCCCATGGACAAAT ACATCCACAAGCGCTGGGCCCTCGTGTGGCTGGCCTGCCTACTCTTTGCCGCTGCGCTTTCCCTCATCCTCCTTCTCAAAAAGGATCACGCGAAAG CGGCCGCCAGGGGCCGCGCGGCTCTGCTCCTCTACTCAGCCGATGACTCGGGCTTCGAGCGCCTGGTGGGCGCCCTGGCGTCGGCCCTGTGCCAGCTGCCGCTGCGCGTGGCCGTAGACCTGTGGAGCCGTCGTGAACTGAGCGCGCAGGGGCCCGTGGCTTGGTTTCACGCGCAGCGGCGCCAGACCCTGCAGGAGGGCGGCGTGGTGGTCTTGCTCTTCTCGCCCGGTGCGGTGGCGCTGTGCAGCGAGTGGCTACAGGACGGGGTGTCCGGGCCCGGGGCGCACGGCCCGCACGACGCCTTCCGCGCCTCGCTCAGCTGCGTGCTGCCCGACTTCTTGCAGGGCCGGGCGCCCGGCAGCTACGTGGGGGCCTGCTTCGACAGGCTGCTCCACCCGGACGCCGTACCCGCCCTTTTCCGCACCGTGCCCGTCTTCACACTGCCCTCCCAACTGCCAGACTTCCTGGGGGCCCTGCAGCAGCCTCGCGCCCCGCGTTCCGGGCGGCTCCAAGAGAGAGCGGAGCAAGTGTCCCGGGCCCTTCAGCCAGCCCTGGATTGCTACTTCCATCCCCCGGGGACTCCCGCGCCGGGACGCGGGGTGGGACCTGGGGCGGGGGACGGGACTTAA
- the IL17RC gene encoding interleukin-17 receptor C isoform X12 codes for MPVPWFLLSLALGRSPVVLSLERLVGPQDATHCSPVSLEPWGDEERLRVQFLAQQSLSLAPVTAATARTALSGLSGADGRREEWGRGKSWVCLPLGGSGNTEPQKKGLSCHLWDSDILCLPGDIVPAPGPVLAPTHLQTELVLRCQKETDCDLCLRVAVHLAVHGHWEEPEDEKKFGGAADSGVEEPRNASLQAQVVLSFQAYPTARCVLLEVQVPAALVQFGQSVGSVVYDCFEAALGSEVRIWSYTQPRYEKELNHTQQLPDCRGLEVRNSIPSCWALPWLNVSADGDNVHLVLNVSEEQHFGLSLYWNQVQGPPKPRWHKNLTGPQIITLNHTDLVPCLCIQVWPLEPDSVRTNICPFREDPRAHRNLWQAARLRLLTLQSWLLDAPCSLPAEAALCWRALGGDPCQPLVPPLSWENVTVDKVLEFPLLKGHPNLCVQQVNSSEKLQLQECLWADSLGPLKDDVLLLETRGPQDNRSLCALEPSGCTSLPSRASTLWDDDLGALWACPMDKYIHKRWALVWLACLLFAAALSLILLLKKDHAKAAARGRAALLLYSADDSGFERLVGALASALCQLPLRVAVDLWSRRELSAQGPVAWFHAQRRQTLQEGGVVVLLFSPGAVALCSEWLQDGVSGPGAHGPHDAFRASLSCVLPDFLQGRAPGSYVGACFDRLLHPDAVPALFRTVPVFTLPSQLPDFLGALQQPRAPRSGRLQERAEQVSRALQPALDCYFHPPGTPAPGRGVGPGAGDGT; via the exons ATGCCTGTGCCCTGGTTCTTGCTGTCCTTGGCACTGGGCCGAAGCCCAGTGGTCCTTTCTCTGGAGAGGCTTGTGGGGCCTCAGGACGCTACCCACTGCTCTCCGGTGAGTCTGGAACCCTGGGGAGACGAGGAAAGGCTCAGAGTTCAGTTTTTGGCTCAGCAAAGCCTTAGCCTGGCTCCTGTCACTGCTGCCACCGCCAGAACTGCCCTGTCTGGTCTGTCTGGTGCTGATGGTAGAAGAGAAGAATGGGGAAGGGGCAAGAGCTGGGTCTGTCTTCCTCTGGGAGGGTCTGGGAATACGGAGCCCCAGAAAAAG ggCCTCTCCTGCCACCTCTGGG ACAGTGACATACTCTGCCTGCCTGGGGACATCGTGCCTGCTCCGGGCCCCGTGCTGGCGCCTACGCACCTGCAGACAGAGCTGGTGCTGAGGTGCCAAAAGGAGACCGACTGTGACCTCTGTCTGCGTGTGGCTGTCCACTTGGCCGTGCATG GGCACTGGGAAGAGCCTGAAGATGAGAAAAAGTTTGGAGGAGCAGCTGACTCAGGGGTGGAGGAGCCTAGGAATG CCTCTCTCCAGGCCCAAGTCGTGCTCTCCTTCCAGGCCTACCCTACTGCCCGCTGCGTCCTGCTGGAGGTGCAAGTGCCTGCTGCCCTTGTGCAGTTTGGTCAGTCTGTG GGCTCTGTGGTATATGACTGCTTCGAGGCTGCCCTAGGGAGTGAGGTACGAATCTGGTCCTATACTCAGCCCAGGTACGAGAAGGAACTCAACCACACACAGCAGCTGCCTG ACTGCAGGGGGCTCGAAGTCCGGAACAGCATCCCGAGCTGCTGGG ccctgccctggcTCAACGTGTCAGCAGATGGTGACAACGTGCATCTGGTTCTGAATGTCTCTGAGGAGCAGCACTTCGGCCTCTCCCTGTACTGGAATCAGGTCCAGGGCCCCCCAAAACCCCGGTGGCACAAAAACCTG ACTGGACCGCAGATCATTACCTTGAACCACACAGACCTGGTTCCCTGCCTCTGTATTCAG GTGTGGCCTCTGGAACCTGACTCCGTTAGGACGAACATCTGCCCCTTCAGGGAGG ACCCCCGCGCACACCGAAACCTCTGGCAAGCCGCCCGACTGCGACTGCTGACCCTGCAGAGCTGGCTGCTGGACGCACCGTGCTCGCTGCCCGCAGAAGCAGCACTGTGCTGGCGGGCTCTGGGTGGGGACCCCTGCCAGCCACTGGTCCCACCGCTTTCCTGGGAGAATGTCACTGTGGAC AAGGTTCTCGAGTTCCCATTGCTGAAAGGCCACCCTAACCTCTGTGTTCAG CAGGTGAACAGCTCGGAGAAGCTGCAGCTGCAGGAGTGCTTGTGGGCTG ACTCCCTGGGGCCTCTCAAAGACGATGTGCTACTGTTGGAGACACGAGGCCCCCAGGACAACAGATCCCTCTGTGCCTTGGAACCCAGTGGCTGTACTTCACTACCCAGCAGAGCCTCCACG CTATGGGATGATGACTTGGGAGCGCTATGGGCCTGCCCCATGGACAAAT ACATCCACAAGCGCTGGGCCCTCGTGTGGCTGGCCTGCCTACTCTTTGCCGCTGCGCTTTCCCTCATCCTCCTTCTCAAAAAGGATCACGCGAAAG CGGCCGCCAGGGGCCGCGCGGCTCTGCTCCTCTACTCAGCCGATGACTCGGGCTTCGAGCGCCTGGTGGGCGCCCTGGCGTCGGCCCTGTGCCAGCTGCCGCTGCGCGTGGCCGTAGACCTGTGGAGCCGTCGTGAACTGAGCGCGCAGGGGCCCGTGGCTTGGTTTCACGCGCAGCGGCGCCAGACCCTGCAGGAGGGCGGCGTGGTGGTCTTGCTCTTCTCGCCCGGTGCGGTGGCGCTGTGCAGCGAGTGGCTACAGGACGGGGTGTCCGGGCCCGGGGCGCACGGCCCGCACGACGCCTTCCGCGCCTCGCTCAGCTGCGTGCTGCCCGACTTCTTGCAGGGCCGGGCGCCCGGCAGCTACGTGGGGGCCTGCTTCGACAGGCTGCTCCACCCGGACGCCGTACCCGCCCTTTTCCGCACCGTGCCCGTCTTCACACTGCCCTCCCAACTGCCAGACTTCCTGGGGGCCCTGCAGCAGCCTCGCGCCCCGCGTTCCGGGCGGCTCCAAGAGAGAGCGGAGCAAGTGTCCCGGGCCCTTCAGCCAGCCCTGGATTGCTACTTCCATCCCCCGGGGACTCCCGCGCCGGGACGCGGGGTGGGACCTGGGGCGGGGGACGGGACTTAA